A region of Paractinoplanes abujensis DNA encodes the following proteins:
- a CDS encoding snapalysin family zinc-dependent metalloprotease, with translation MLLRRLAAAAIAVVALAGVQVAGATPAQAAPRVLYYDARQAQEFISVVNQGAQIWNSRATNVRLEPVTAGRTPNIRIYADNGWPRAQTTSLGNGRVWMGRQAVDQGYYPPRIAAHELGHILGLPDRRTGLCADLMSGSSAPVSCTNSYPNARELASVEANFRSSAAVAPQSYVWQPAPAGAAG, from the coding sequence ATGCTTCTTCGACGGTTGGCGGCCGCGGCCATCGCGGTTGTCGCGCTGGCCGGCGTTCAGGTCGCCGGCGCAACCCCGGCTCAGGCCGCGCCACGCGTGCTGTATTACGACGCCAGACAGGCGCAGGAATTCATCTCCGTGGTCAACCAGGGTGCGCAGATCTGGAACAGCCGCGCGACGAACGTGCGGCTCGAGCCGGTGACGGCCGGGCGCACACCCAACATCCGGATCTACGCCGACAACGGCTGGCCGCGTGCGCAGACCACCTCACTCGGCAACGGGCGCGTGTGGATGGGCCGGCAGGCGGTCGACCAGGGCTACTACCCGCCGCGCATCGCGGCGCACGAGCTCGGGCACATCCTCGGGCTGCCCGACCGGCGTACGGGTCTGTGCGCCGACCTGATGTCGGGCAGCAGCGCGCCGGTCTCGTGCACGAACTCGTATCCGAACGCGCGCGAGCTGGCCTCGGTCGAGGCCAACTTCCGTTCGTCGGCCGCGGTAGCCCCGCAGTCGTACGTCTGGCAGCCCGCTCCGGCTGGGGCAGCGGGCTAG
- a CDS encoding putative bifunctional diguanylate cyclase/phosphodiesterase, with amino-acid sequence MPRWWRTHGLELAGVALVALCLAWMLAGLALVWAHPLLGWLPLPVSAALAVIATVRTARDPRLDAGTRRFWRHLTVAAVLFTAGTVGNAVDAVGGPLPSQLLSPATVALYLAVLATVMWALLRLPSWQRSRADWIRFGLDSCMVLVTVGALVWHLALRDHEQWTAQTGSSGPMLAIMLSAFLGVATFVKVGFAGAGRLDRQAIHVLAAGCAIAAAVGGLSPFLADRPYLSSSLLAVPIASLTINLAAARQWHNGVRTPATRRPARQISWLPYAAVAVTDGLLLSTGTGDAAETTAMQIAAVTLTALVVVRQVLALRDNQRLVEQLRRYQHKLQHQAHHDSLTGLANRAHLEQHLRTRPAGHHVALIDLDDFKVVNDRLGHHVGDQLITAAGRRLTAVAGDRGFVARLGGDEFTLVIPDTVDAGELLAALIEAAGAPYELDGHTVVSAASVGVTTTRTGDEPAEILRRADVAMYAAKTAGGHRWHWFDAEMDRAADAAARLSAELRDAVRGNQLVALYQPIVALPGGAPAGAEVLLRWRHPEQGLLGPDAFIPLAEGNGLIVELGQWVLREAVRQAVDWRDRLGERAPGRISVNVSARQLADPHFVDFVASLLRDSGLAPETLVLEVTETAVLAADTAFDQLHRLKALGLRIALDDFGTGHSSLSLLLDCPVDLLKLDKAFVSGARAGRAADAVARNLIVFTDDFGIDAVAEGVETAEQAARLHEAGYRFAQGYLFGRPVSADALEQMLTVTAVAAA; translated from the coding sequence ATGCCTCGTTGGTGGCGCACGCACGGGCTCGAACTCGCAGGCGTGGCCCTGGTCGCGCTGTGCCTGGCATGGATGCTGGCCGGGCTGGCGCTGGTGTGGGCCCACCCGCTGCTCGGCTGGCTGCCGCTGCCGGTGAGCGCGGCCCTGGCGGTGATCGCGACCGTCCGTACGGCCCGTGACCCTCGCCTCGACGCGGGCACCCGCCGTTTCTGGCGGCACCTGACGGTCGCCGCCGTCCTCTTCACCGCCGGCACCGTCGGCAACGCCGTCGACGCGGTCGGCGGCCCGCTCCCCTCGCAGCTGCTCTCCCCGGCGACCGTCGCGCTCTATCTGGCCGTGCTGGCCACCGTGATGTGGGCGCTGCTGCGGCTGCCGTCGTGGCAGCGCAGCCGGGCCGACTGGATCCGGTTCGGGCTCGACTCCTGCATGGTGCTGGTCACGGTGGGCGCGCTGGTCTGGCATCTGGCCCTGCGCGACCACGAGCAATGGACCGCGCAGACCGGCTCCTCGGGCCCGATGCTGGCCATCATGTTGTCGGCCTTCCTCGGCGTGGCCACGTTCGTCAAGGTCGGCTTCGCGGGGGCGGGCCGGCTCGACCGTCAGGCGATCCACGTGCTGGCCGCCGGCTGCGCGATCGCGGCGGCGGTGGGCGGGCTGTCGCCGTTCCTGGCCGACCGGCCCTACCTGTCGTCCAGCCTGCTGGCCGTGCCGATCGCCTCGCTGACCATCAACCTGGCCGCCGCCCGCCAGTGGCACAACGGCGTGCGGACCCCGGCCACCCGCCGCCCGGCCCGGCAGATCAGCTGGCTCCCGTACGCGGCGGTGGCCGTGACCGACGGGCTGCTGCTCTCGACCGGCACCGGCGACGCGGCCGAGACGACCGCCATGCAGATCGCCGCCGTGACGCTGACCGCGCTGGTCGTCGTGCGGCAGGTGCTCGCGCTGCGCGACAACCAGCGGCTCGTCGAGCAGTTGCGCCGCTACCAGCACAAGTTGCAGCATCAGGCCCACCACGACAGCCTCACCGGCCTGGCCAACCGGGCCCACCTGGAACAGCACCTGCGGACCCGGCCCGCCGGGCACCACGTGGCACTGATCGATCTGGACGACTTCAAGGTGGTCAACGACCGGCTCGGGCACCACGTCGGCGACCAGCTGATCACGGCCGCCGGGCGGCGGCTGACCGCGGTGGCGGGCGACCGCGGCTTCGTGGCCCGGCTCGGCGGCGACGAGTTCACCCTGGTCATCCCGGACACGGTCGATGCCGGGGAGCTGCTGGCGGCGTTGATCGAGGCGGCGGGCGCGCCGTACGAGCTGGACGGCCACACCGTGGTCAGCGCGGCCAGCGTGGGCGTCACGACCACGCGCACGGGCGACGAACCGGCCGAGATCCTGCGGCGCGCCGACGTGGCCATGTACGCCGCCAAGACCGCGGGTGGCCACCGCTGGCACTGGTTCGACGCGGAGATGGACCGGGCCGCCGACGCGGCCGCGCGGCTCTCCGCGGAGCTGCGGGACGCCGTACGGGGAAATCAGCTCGTCGCCCTGTACCAGCCGATCGTGGCGCTGCCCGGGGGTGCGCCGGCCGGGGCCGAGGTGCTGCTGCGCTGGCGGCACCCGGAGCAGGGGCTGCTGGGACCGGACGCGTTCATCCCGCTCGCCGAGGGCAACGGGCTGATCGTCGAGCTCGGGCAGTGGGTGCTGCGGGAGGCCGTACGGCAGGCTGTCGACTGGCGGGACCGGCTGGGCGAGCGCGCGCCCGGCCGGATCAGCGTCAACGTCTCGGCCCGGCAGCTGGCCGACCCGCACTTCGTCGACTTCGTGGCGTCCCTGCTGCGCGACAGCGGCCTGGCCCCGGAGACCCTGGTGCTCGAGGTGACCGAGACCGCCGTGCTGGCCGCGGACACCGCCTTCGATCAGCTGCACCGGCTCAAGGCGCTGGGCTTGCGGATCGCGCTGGACGACTTCGGCACCGGGCATTCGTCGCTCAGCCTGCTGCTGGACTGCCCGGTCGACCTGCTCAAGCTGGACAAGGCGTTCGTCAGCGGCGCGCGGGCGGGCCGGGCGGCCGACGCGGTGGCGCGCAACCTGATCGTCTTCACCGACGACTTCGGCATCGACGCCGTGGCCGAGGGCGTGGAGACCGCCGAGCAGGCAGCCCGCCTGCACGAGGCGGGCTACCGGTTTGCTCAGGGTTACCTGTTCGGGCGGCCGGTGAGCGCGGACGCCCTGGAGCAGATGCTCACAGTCACAGCCGTTGCAGCTGCGTGA
- a CDS encoding SDR family NAD(P)-dependent oxidoreductase, which produces MTDATAIVTGATSGIGEAIARELAGRGFHVVVAGRDKSRGEAIVAEIRSGGGRADFVPADLAGSYAALRSFAAEATEALGGRVDVLVNNAGIYPVTGTAALPDTDLDAMLAVNVRAPHVLVGELAPAMAARGEGAIVTIGSWMASVGNAFGAMYTATKAADEQLTRSWAAEFGPRGVRVNAVAPGVTATPGNAHAREVTESMAAQTPAKVPVQPRDIAYAVAFLVSDEARMIHGTTLYVDGGITTTQIAQG; this is translated from the coding sequence ATGACTGATGCGACAGCAATCGTGACCGGTGCTACCAGCGGAATCGGGGAGGCGATCGCCCGTGAGCTGGCGGGCCGGGGCTTCCACGTCGTCGTGGCCGGGCGGGACAAAAGCCGGGGTGAGGCGATCGTCGCCGAGATCCGGTCGGGTGGCGGCCGGGCCGACTTCGTGCCCGCCGATCTGGCCGGCTCCTATGCGGCGCTGCGTTCGTTCGCGGCCGAGGCCACCGAGGCGCTCGGCGGCCGGGTCGACGTTCTGGTCAACAACGCCGGCATCTATCCGGTCACCGGCACCGCGGCCCTGCCCGACACCGACCTCGACGCGATGCTCGCCGTCAACGTGCGCGCCCCGCACGTTCTGGTCGGCGAGCTCGCGCCGGCGATGGCGGCCCGTGGTGAGGGTGCCATCGTGACTATCGGTTCGTGGATGGCGTCCGTGGGCAATGCCTTCGGCGCGATGTATACGGCCACCAAGGCCGCCGACGAGCAGTTGACGCGCTCGTGGGCGGCCGAGTTCGGGCCCCGGGGAGTCAGGGTCAACGCGGTTGCCCCCGGAGTGACGGCGACACCGGGCAACGCCCACGCCCGTGAGGTCACCGAGTCGATGGCCGCGCAGACCCCGGCCAAGGTTCCGGTGCAGCCGCGCGACATCGCCTACGCGGTTGCGTTCCTGGTCTCCGACGAGGCGCGCATGATTCACGGCACCACTCTCTACGTCGACGGAGGGATCACCACGACTCAGATCGCACAGGGTTAG
- a CDS encoding response regulator transcription factor, producing MRVLIADDEKILADTVADGLRDFAMAVDVVYDGEAARERVTVNRYDVAVLDRDMPRATGDEVCREMIAAGLDTRVLLLTAAAGIRDRVEGLGLGADDYLTKPFAFAELVARVQALGRRANAAQGPVLERDGIVLDVPRHTVARDGLPLRLSPKEFAVLRVLLRADGAVVSSEELLEQAWDEHTDPFTHTVRVTVMTLRKKLGDPPVIHTVPRVGYRLGL from the coding sequence GTGCGAGTCCTGATCGCCGACGACGAGAAGATCCTGGCCGACACCGTCGCCGACGGGCTGCGGGATTTCGCGATGGCCGTCGATGTGGTCTACGACGGTGAGGCCGCGCGCGAACGGGTGACCGTCAACCGTTACGACGTGGCCGTTCTCGACCGGGACATGCCGCGGGCGACCGGTGACGAGGTGTGCCGCGAGATGATCGCAGCCGGGCTCGACACGCGGGTGTTGCTGCTGACCGCGGCGGCCGGCATCCGGGACCGGGTGGAGGGTCTGGGGCTGGGCGCCGACGACTATCTGACCAAGCCGTTCGCGTTCGCCGAGCTGGTGGCCCGGGTGCAGGCGCTGGGCCGGCGGGCCAACGCCGCTCAGGGCCCGGTGCTGGAACGCGACGGCATCGTGCTCGACGTTCCCCGCCACACCGTCGCGCGGGACGGTCTGCCGCTGCGGTTGTCGCCCAAGGAGTTCGCCGTGTTGCGGGTGCTGTTGCGGGCGGACGGGGCCGTGGTCAGTTCCGAGGAGCTGCTCGAGCAGGCCTGGGACGAGCACACCGACCCCTTCACCCATACCGTACGGGTGACCGTGATGACGTTGCGCAAGAAGCTCGGCGACCCACCGGTCATCCACACCGTGCCCCGCGTCGGTTATCGGCTCGGGCTGTGA
- a CDS encoding LacI family DNA-binding transcriptional regulator — translation MARIADVARAAGVSASTVSYVLSGRRAISAETRARVLQAVRDLGYTPNAAAGALAGGRTRTIGLVAPRCEDLTAAIIQQFIHTIMDVARARDHDVLLLDPREGGAGLHRVIDSRLVDGVILMDTDETDRRAQILEQAGVPAVVLGTPQGTSLPCVDLDFAAAARLAVRHLATRAADGIALMSPPELVGPPGKGYARHAAHGFAAAAGPSRVVRVCEPTWTGVETWLAAVSHRLGTLTGVVVQHEAALPPLLGLLRRHHRTDVTVVPICPSAIARQLESPLDHVVIPVDAMARTAAETLLAQLTHTGRATSHVFEPHLIRAA, via the coding sequence ATGGCGCGCATCGCTGACGTTGCGCGGGCCGCGGGCGTCTCCGCGAGCACCGTGTCCTATGTGCTGTCCGGGCGCCGAGCGATTTCCGCCGAGACCCGCGCACGGGTCCTCCAGGCCGTGCGCGACTTGGGCTACACCCCGAACGCCGCGGCCGGCGCCCTCGCCGGGGGCCGCACCCGCACGATCGGCCTGGTCGCGCCGCGCTGCGAGGACCTGACGGCCGCGATCATCCAGCAGTTCATCCACACGATCATGGACGTGGCCCGCGCCCGCGACCACGACGTGCTGCTGCTCGACCCCCGCGAGGGCGGCGCCGGCCTGCACCGGGTGATCGATTCCCGTCTGGTCGACGGCGTGATCCTGATGGACACCGACGAAACCGACCGGCGCGCCCAGATCCTCGAACAGGCGGGCGTCCCGGCGGTGGTGCTGGGCACGCCCCAGGGCACCTCGCTGCCCTGCGTCGACCTCGATTTCGCCGCCGCGGCCCGCCTGGCCGTACGCCACCTGGCCACCCGAGCCGCCGACGGCATCGCCCTGATGTCACCGCCCGAACTGGTCGGCCCGCCCGGCAAGGGCTACGCCCGCCACGCCGCCCACGGTTTCGCCGCCGCCGCGGGTCCGTCGCGCGTCGTCCGCGTCTGCGAGCCCACCTGGACCGGCGTCGAGACCTGGCTGGCCGCCGTCTCGCACCGGCTCGGCACGCTGACCGGCGTGGTCGTCCAGCACGAGGCCGCCCTCCCGCCCCTGCTGGGCCTGCTGCGCCGCCACCACCGCACCGACGTCACCGTGGTGCCGATCTGCCCGTCGGCGATAGCCCGCCAGCTCGAATCCCCCCTCGACCACGTAGTCATCCCGGTCGACGCCATGGCCCGAACCGCCGCCGAAACCCTGCTGGCCCAGCTCACCCACACCGGCCGGGCCACCTCCCACGTCTTCGAGCCCCACCTGATCCGAGCCGCCTGA
- a CDS encoding helix-turn-helix domain-containing protein — MPANRVALAEFLRSRRDRLKPAQAGVQPFPGPRRVPGLRREELAMLAGLSVDYYTRIEQGRQANISAEVLAALSRALQLDDIERAHLRDLAAPARSSDDGSPPQRADPGLLRVMRALGHLPVLLLGRRSAVLARTPLLEAVLGHDFEIGDSFLHYLFHDPLARLRIVNWEVFARAAVAGMRREAGTHPHDRRLHAEITALRRSNPKVDRWWQDQQVGDYTSAAKQIVHPELGRLHFDIEHIIAPHDPDQHLIVYTTPPDSPTALLLPMLTAPEFTGSGLPA; from the coding sequence ATGCCTGCCAACCGCGTCGCCCTCGCCGAGTTCCTGCGCTCCCGCCGTGATCGGCTCAAACCCGCCCAGGCGGGGGTGCAGCCGTTCCCGGGCCCACGCCGGGTGCCCGGCCTGCGCCGGGAGGAGCTGGCCATGCTGGCCGGCCTGAGCGTCGACTATTACACCCGCATCGAGCAGGGCCGCCAGGCGAACATCTCGGCCGAGGTGCTCGCCGCGCTCTCCCGTGCGCTCCAGCTCGACGACATCGAACGCGCCCACCTCCGTGACCTGGCCGCCCCCGCCCGCAGCAGCGACGACGGTTCGCCCCCGCAGCGCGCCGATCCGGGGCTGTTGCGGGTGATGAGGGCGCTCGGCCACCTGCCGGTGCTGCTGCTGGGCCGGCGAAGCGCGGTTCTGGCCCGCACGCCCCTGCTCGAAGCCGTGCTGGGCCATGACTTCGAGATCGGCGACTCGTTCCTGCACTACCTGTTCCACGACCCGCTGGCCCGGTTACGCATCGTCAACTGGGAGGTCTTCGCCCGTGCCGCGGTGGCGGGCATGCGGCGCGAGGCGGGCACCCATCCGCACGACCGCCGGCTGCACGCCGAGATCACCGCCCTGCGCCGCAGCAACCCGAAGGTGGATCGCTGGTGGCAGGACCAGCAGGTCGGCGACTACACCTCGGCGGCCAAACAGATCGTCCACCCCGAGCTGGGCCGGCTGCACTTCGACATCGAGCACATCATCGCCCCGCACGACCCCGACCAGCACCTGATCGTCTACACGACCCCACCCGACTCCCCCACCGCCCTCCTCCTGCCCATGCTGACCGCACCGGAATTCACCGGCTCCGGACTGCCCGCATGA
- a CDS encoding TetR/AcrR family transcriptional regulator: MARWEPDARGRLERAAMDLFRERGYPDVTVSEIADRAGLTKRTFFNHFADKREVFFANAAMFRQSVLTHLGDAGPELTAVEAAVSALTRCGLDLAGAVSPEDARTRLDVLAVTPELRERDLIKTHELTVAMVAALVARGASAREAGFAVQAGLMVFNVAIPDWLADPAADFPELMRAALADLRDAVGVP; encoded by the coding sequence ATGGCCCGCTGGGAACCGGACGCGCGTGGCCGCCTGGAGCGGGCGGCCATGGACCTGTTTCGCGAGCGCGGCTACCCCGACGTGACGGTGAGCGAGATCGCCGATCGGGCCGGTCTGACCAAGCGCACGTTCTTCAACCACTTCGCCGACAAGCGCGAGGTGTTCTTCGCCAACGCGGCGATGTTCCGGCAGAGCGTCCTGACCCATCTGGGGGACGCCGGCCCCGAGCTGACAGCCGTCGAGGCGGCCGTGTCGGCCCTGACCCGCTGCGGGCTCGACCTGGCCGGGGCGGTCTCCCCCGAGGACGCCCGGACCAGGCTCGACGTGCTGGCGGTGACACCCGAGCTGCGCGAGCGCGATCTGATCAAGACGCACGAGCTGACCGTGGCGATGGTGGCGGCGCTGGTCGCCCGGGGCGCCTCGGCCCGCGAGGCCGGCTTCGCCGTGCAGGCCGGGCTGATGGTGTTCAACGTCGCCATCCCCGACTGGCTCGCCGACCCGGCCGCGGATTTTCCGGAGCTCATGCGCGCGGCTCTGGCCGACCTGCGCGACGCCGTCGGCGTTCCTTGA
- a CDS encoding DUF6882 domain-containing protein — MSAFDDLFGRHVLTAMARQFALADVIGERDWSVDLGAGAVTFGDDLRFPVQLLGSESHGDNTWLWAWANEASNLPPALLHLCAWMRDYGRNAGVGELTDRTFPLTRADGHRLALLASGLTGRPYYRGPYAGGALFFHLEGVPPTALPPERALTVISQTISAFPFDHRTGVTAFFEQQGWPFSGGVAHHPGGATINVAFDDQGRISQLNGSLPPRG; from the coding sequence ATGTCAGCGTTCGATGATCTTTTCGGCCGGCACGTTCTCACGGCCATGGCCCGCCAGTTCGCGCTGGCCGACGTGATCGGGGAACGCGACTGGTCGGTCGACCTCGGCGCCGGCGCGGTGACGTTCGGCGACGACCTGCGCTTTCCCGTCCAGTTGCTCGGCAGCGAAAGCCACGGCGACAACACCTGGCTGTGGGCCTGGGCCAACGAGGCCAGCAACCTGCCACCCGCGCTGCTGCACCTGTGCGCGTGGATGCGCGACTACGGCCGCAACGCAGGCGTGGGCGAACTGACCGACCGCACGTTCCCGCTGACCCGCGCCGACGGCCACCGCCTGGCCCTGCTCGCATCGGGCCTGACCGGCCGCCCCTACTACCGGGGCCCGTACGCCGGGGGCGCCCTCTTCTTCCACCTGGAAGGCGTACCCCCGACGGCCCTGCCGCCGGAACGCGCCCTGACGGTGATCAGCCAGACCATCTCGGCGTTCCCGTTCGACCACCGCACGGGCGTGACGGCCTTCTTCGAACAACAGGGCTGGCCCTTCTCCGGCGGCGTCGCCCACCACCCCGGCGGCGCCACGATCAATGTCGCCTTCGACGACCAGGGCCGCATCTCCCAACTCAACGGCTCCCTGCCACCGCGCGGCTGA
- a CDS encoding TetR/AcrR family transcriptional regulator: MERVRDAERTRAEIIDVATSEFADQGYAGARVDEIAAKTRTTKRMIYYYFGGKEGLYLAVLEQAYQHIRALEQKLDVEHLEPVEALRKLAELTFDHHEQHQDFVRLVAIENIHYAQHLIKSGAREGLASTALDVLTRIMARGVAAGLFRDDVDALDVHMIISSFCIFRGANRYTFRAIFDRDLLDPASRDHQRQMIGDLVVAHVTAAPSR, encoded by the coding sequence ATGGAGCGGGTACGGGATGCCGAGCGCACCCGAGCCGAGATTATCGACGTGGCGACCTCCGAGTTCGCGGACCAGGGATACGCCGGGGCGCGGGTCGACGAGATCGCGGCCAAGACGCGCACCACCAAACGCATGATCTACTACTACTTCGGCGGCAAAGAGGGGCTCTACCTCGCCGTGCTGGAACAGGCCTACCAGCACATCCGCGCGCTGGAACAGAAACTCGACGTGGAACACCTGGAGCCCGTCGAGGCGCTGCGCAAACTGGCCGAGCTCACGTTCGACCACCACGAGCAACACCAGGACTTCGTACGGCTGGTCGCCATCGAGAACATCCACTACGCCCAGCACCTGATCAAGTCGGGCGCCCGCGAAGGCCTGGCCTCGACCGCCCTCGACGTGCTCACGCGCATCATGGCCCGCGGCGTGGCCGCCGGCCTCTTCCGCGACGACGTGGACGCCCTCGACGTCCACATGATCATCAGCTCGTTCTGCATCTTCCGCGGCGCCAACCGCTACACGTTCCGCGCCATCTTCGACCGCGACCTGCTCGACCCGGCGTCCCGCGACCACCAACGCCAAATGATCGGCGACCTGGTGGTGGCGCATGTGACCGCCGCACCGTCGCGCTGA
- a CDS encoding sensor histidine kinase — protein sequence MTLRSPRWTAALICAAAVLIAYFTPELAQRLAESWQRILRTLCAPSRGGGSDLFVCTHLFWPPETLWIFKALVLAVALSLALVALRWAVRPVRELATQIRGLGPQNFAFRVRVPQRGGEMADLAAAVNDMIARVAVGYESQRRFAADASHELRTPLAVQRTLIEVSLARDPSPERLRVVAEQLLETNERNVRLIEALLVLSESDRGVASRSALRLDEIVADVAADHAGAAAEAKVTITPVLAARVVIGERVLLERLVSNLVQNAIKYNRPGGTVTLTVGAEPALVVENTGDDVPPGEVAGLFEPFRRLHGSRIDHSGGAGLGLTIARSITRAHDGAITAEPLAHDGLRVTVTLPRAG from the coding sequence GTGACGCTCCGGTCGCCGCGCTGGACGGCCGCTCTGATCTGCGCGGCCGCCGTCCTGATCGCCTATTTCACGCCGGAGCTGGCGCAGCGGCTGGCCGAGAGCTGGCAGCGGATTCTGCGGACGCTCTGCGCGCCGTCCCGCGGCGGGGGGTCGGACTTGTTCGTCTGCACCCACCTGTTCTGGCCCCCCGAGACGCTCTGGATCTTCAAGGCACTGGTGCTGGCCGTTGCGCTCTCGTTGGCCCTGGTCGCACTGCGCTGGGCGGTCCGGCCGGTGCGTGAGCTGGCCACCCAGATCCGCGGGCTGGGGCCGCAGAACTTCGCTTTCCGCGTACGCGTCCCGCAGCGCGGCGGCGAGATGGCCGACCTGGCCGCGGCCGTCAACGACATGATCGCCCGGGTGGCGGTGGGCTACGAGTCGCAGCGCCGTTTCGCCGCCGACGCCTCGCACGAGCTGCGCACTCCCCTGGCCGTGCAGCGCACGCTGATCGAGGTCTCGCTGGCCCGTGATCCCAGCCCGGAGCGGCTGCGGGTGGTGGCCGAGCAGCTGCTGGAGACCAACGAGCGCAACGTACGCCTGATCGAGGCCCTGCTGGTCCTGAGCGAGAGCGATCGTGGGGTGGCTTCCCGCAGCGCGCTGCGCCTGGACGAGATCGTGGCCGACGTCGCCGCCGATCATGCGGGCGCCGCCGCCGAGGCCAAGGTCACGATCACCCCGGTGCTGGCGGCGCGGGTCGTGATCGGCGAGCGGGTGCTGCTGGAGCGTCTCGTCAGCAACCTCGTGCAGAACGCGATCAAGTACAACCGGCCCGGCGGCACGGTGACGCTGACCGTGGGCGCCGAGCCCGCCCTGGTGGTCGAGAACACCGGCGACGATGTGCCCCCGGGCGAGGTGGCGGGCCTGTTCGAGCCGTTCCGCCGCCTGCACGGGAGCCGGATCGACCATTCGGGCGGGGCCGGGCTGGGCCTGACGATCGCCCGTTCGATCACCCGGGCCCACGACGGCGCGATCACCGCCGAGCCGCTCGCCCACGACGGCCTGCGGGTCACGGTCACTCTGCCCCGGGCAGGGTGA
- a CDS encoding zinc-binding alcohol dehydrogenase family protein: MLAARIPARNRPLEVGAAARTPPGPGQIVVRNHAVAVNPLDWVIQVAGRLAYRWLKYPAVLGADLAGEVAEVGPGVTRFRAGDRVLALAVGTDRDANSPAQGAFQEYTVVQEVLAAPIPAAMSYVDAAVLPLGLSTAASALFPDGQLGLRHPAANAAPTGQTVLVWGGSTSVGSNAIQLAAAAGYDVITTASPHNAELLTELGATQVHDYRKPGVETDIIKALSDRTLAGALAIGPGSAPACIRIAGASRGRRRVSVATAPVTFENGFSLPRAVAGTIGGVSRWQLAAWRRGVRFTFVWGSDLKKNEVGPAVFRDFLPAALAGGRYRAVPRALVVGTSLADLQQAMDRQRRGVSATKLVVTLPGAE; encoded by the coding sequence ATGCTCGCTGCTCGGATCCCTGCCCGTAACCGGCCCCTGGAGGTCGGCGCGGCCGCCCGCACCCCGCCCGGACCGGGCCAGATCGTCGTCCGCAATCACGCCGTGGCCGTCAACCCGCTCGACTGGGTCATCCAGGTGGCGGGCCGGCTGGCGTACCGATGGCTGAAGTACCCGGCGGTGCTCGGCGCCGACCTGGCCGGCGAGGTGGCCGAGGTGGGTCCGGGCGTGACCCGGTTCCGGGCCGGGGACAGGGTGCTGGCGCTCGCCGTGGGCACCGACCGCGACGCCAACAGCCCCGCCCAGGGCGCGTTCCAGGAATACACCGTGGTCCAGGAGGTGCTGGCCGCCCCGATCCCGGCCGCGATGTCCTACGTGGATGCCGCCGTGCTGCCGCTGGGCCTCTCGACCGCCGCCTCCGCGCTCTTCCCGGACGGGCAGCTGGGCCTGCGGCACCCGGCCGCGAACGCCGCGCCGACCGGGCAGACCGTCCTCGTCTGGGGCGGGTCCACCAGCGTGGGCAGCAACGCGATCCAGCTGGCCGCGGCCGCGGGCTACGACGTCATCACGACGGCCTCGCCCCACAACGCCGAACTGCTCACCGAGCTCGGCGCGACGCAGGTCCACGACTACCGCAAACCAGGTGTCGAGACCGACATCATCAAGGCCCTGAGCGACCGCACGCTGGCCGGCGCGCTCGCGATCGGCCCCGGCTCGGCCCCCGCGTGCATCCGCATCGCCGGCGCCTCCCGCGGCCGCCGCCGGGTGTCGGTCGCCACCGCCCCGGTCACCTTCGAGAACGGGTTCTCGCTGCCGCGCGCCGTGGCCGGCACCATCGGCGGCGTGTCCCGGTGGCAACTGGCCGCCTGGCGCCGCGGGGTCCGGTTCACGTTCGTCTGGGGCTCGGACCTCAAGAAGAACGAGGTCGGCCCGGCCGTCTTCCGCGACTTCCTCCCGGCCGCGCTGGCCGGCGGACGCTACCGGGCCGTGCCCCGGGCCCTCGTCGTCGGCACCTCCCTGGCCGATCTGCAACAGGCGATGGACCGGCAACGCCGGGGGGTCTCCGCGACCAAGCTGGTGGTCACCCTGCCCGGGGCAGAGTGA